From the genome of Anaerohalosphaeraceae bacterium, one region includes:
- the aroB gene encoding 3-dehydroquinate synthase, translating to MDSPLKDNLKTFKVSTPALPEGGYPVFVGSSFLGKLREALEVQFAGRTGFVITDRSLVQAGHLDRFLGGSQMGVYVIDPPGEASKTMQTLASILEAMESRFLGRDTLVIALGGGTVGDIAGFAAAVFKRGVPVVHIPTTTISQADSSIGGKTGVDSTRSKNAFGAFWHPAAVYMDTQTLQTLDEVQYRAGLAESVKHAAIADAAFFAWLEENADLLLKRDPAVLEHLACQNCRIKASVVMEDPLEKNRRRVLNYGHTIGHALEALSGYSLLHGQAVAIGMIAAGWIEKEMGLVGDDRLERIEALLGRLGLATRAAGAYPPEKILELLKLDKKSVGRRPRFVLLEKLGSVLCRDGQWAVEVPEEIVRKVLVRLADTV from the coding sequence ATGGACTCCCCTCTGAAGGACAATCTGAAGACGTTCAAGGTGTCAACGCCCGCTCTGCCGGAAGGGGGGTATCCGGTTTTTGTCGGCAGCAGCTTTTTAGGGAAGCTTCGGGAGGCGCTGGAGGTGCAATTTGCCGGACGGACGGGGTTTGTGATTACGGACCGCTCTCTTGTGCAGGCCGGTCATCTGGACCGCTTTCTGGGCGGCAGCCAAATGGGAGTCTATGTGATTGACCCGCCGGGGGAAGCGTCTAAAACGATGCAGACGCTTGCATCGATTTTGGAGGCGATGGAAAGCCGCTTTTTGGGGCGGGATACCCTGGTGATTGCGCTGGGGGGCGGAACGGTCGGGGATATTGCCGGTTTTGCGGCGGCTGTTTTCAAACGCGGCGTGCCCGTTGTGCATATCCCGACGACGACCATCAGCCAGGCCGATTCGAGCATTGGCGGCAAAACCGGCGTGGACAGCACTCGAAGCAAAAACGCCTTTGGCGCATTCTGGCATCCGGCGGCTGTGTATATGGATACCCAGACGCTTCAAACCCTCGATGAGGTGCAGTATCGGGCCGGGCTGGCCGAGTCGGTCAAGCATGCCGCCATCGCCGATGCCGCCTTTTTTGCATGGCTGGAGGAGAATGCCGACCTGCTGCTGAAGCGAGACCCCGCGGTGCTGGAGCATCTGGCCTGTCAGAACTGCCGAATCAAGGCCTCGGTGGTGATGGAGGACCCGCTGGAGAAGAATCGGCGGCGGGTGCTCAATTACGGCCATACGATTGGACATGCCCTCGAGGCCCTCAGCGGATATTCGCTGCTGCATGGGCAGGCGGTTGCGATTGGAATGATTGCCGCCGGATGGATTGAAAAGGAGATGGGGCTGGTTGGTGATGACCGGCTGGAGCGGATTGAGGCCCTTTTGGGTAGACTGGGGCTTGCGACCCGCGCAGCAGGGGCCTATCCGCCGGAGAAAATTTTAGAGCTGCTGAAACTGGATAAAAAGTCCGTCGGCCGACGTCCGCGGTTTGTGCTGCTGGAAAAGCTGGGTTCGGTGCTGTGCCGGGACGGACAATGGGCTGTGGAAGTGCCCGAGGAGATTGTCAGGAAAGTTTTGGTCCGCCTGGCGGACACGGTGTAA
- a CDS encoding PEP-CTERM sorting domain-containing protein (PEP-CTERM proteins occur, often in large numbers, in the proteomes of bacteria that also encode an exosortase, a predicted intramembrane cysteine proteinase. The presence of a PEP-CTERM domain at a protein's C-terminus predicts cleavage within the sorting domain, followed by covalent anchoring to some some component of the (usually Gram-negative) cell surface. Many PEP-CTERM proteins exhibit an unusual sequence composition that includes large numbers of potential glycosylation sites. Expression of one such protein has been shown restore the ability of a bacterium to form floc, a type of biofilm.), with protein MCKNSWSVFVFLSACLCSISFGAITLYTPPSGDAMYSWNSKYGPYGYTTGTNEMGVGLSMGGSYGNDYTISIFEIPIAALSGQTITSAVLEVESLGFDTGYWYGSAGIRWVNTGTMNLTGDVVADNLGPTTAFVSIEYYLFNSGTVEGTPGIKQFDVLNHLLDDLAAGRAYTTFVLCGSRDTGGAIYTAESGRGPRIIAVPEPTSLLLLAFSGLLTAAKKRRTH; from the coding sequence ATGTGTAAAAATAGTTGGAGTGTTTTTGTCTTTTTATCCGCTTGTCTATGCAGTATTTCGTTCGGCGCCATCACACTTTATACCCCGCCGTCGGGTGATGCGATGTATTCCTGGAACAGCAAATACGGTCCCTACGGCTACACAACCGGAACCAACGAAATGGGGGTAGGCCTGTCTATGGGCGGCAGCTACGGAAACGATTACACCATTTCCATCTTCGAAATTCCGATAGCCGCCTTATCCGGCCAAACAATCACAAGCGCCGTTCTGGAAGTGGAATCATTAGGATTTGATACGGGCTACTGGTATGGTTCAGCCGGGATTCGGTGGGTCAATACAGGCACCATGAACCTGACCGGTGATGTCGTTGCGGATAATCTGGGCCCGACGACAGCCTTCGTCTCCATAGAGTACTATCTGTTCAACAGCGGGACGGTAGAAGGCACACCCGGCATCAAACAATTTGACGTGCTGAATCATCTTCTCGACGACCTTGCGGCCGGAAGGGCCTACACAACGTTTGTTCTGTGCGGGTCTCGAGATACAGGCGGGGCAATCTACACTGCCGAAAGCGGACGCGGACCGCGAATTATTGCGGTTCCTGAACCAACATCGCTCCTGCTGCTGGCCTTCAGCGGTCTTCTGACAGCTGCAAAAAAACGCCGGACACATTAA
- a CDS encoding adenine phosphoribosyltransferase: MELDLKDYIRSIPDFPKPGILFRDITPLLANAEAFGQAIKEMSSPYIDKAVDCVAAVEARGFIFGSAIAAVLSAGFIPMRKKGKLPYQTASVHYGLEYGQDSIEVHCDAIRPGQRVLLVDDVLATGGTMAAACELVKKLGGQICGFSFLIELTGLEGRQKLGSYPIHRLIAY, encoded by the coding sequence ATGGAATTGGATTTAAAAGACTATATTCGCAGTATTCCTGATTTCCCCAAGCCGGGGATATTGTTTCGGGATATTACGCCGCTTCTGGCGAATGCGGAGGCATTTGGGCAGGCAATAAAGGAGATGTCGAGTCCGTATATAGACAAAGCGGTTGACTGCGTGGCGGCGGTGGAGGCCAGGGGATTTATTTTCGGCTCGGCCATTGCGGCGGTTTTAAGCGCGGGCTTTATTCCGATGCGAAAAAAAGGCAAGCTGCCGTATCAGACCGCGTCCGTCCATTATGGTCTGGAGTACGGGCAGGATTCCATTGAAGTTCACTGCGATGCCATTCGTCCGGGCCAGCGTGTTCTTTTGGTAGATGATGTGCTGGCCACGGGCGGGACGATGGCGGCGGCCTGTGAACTGGTGAAAAAACTGGGCGGTCAAATCTGCGGTTTTTCCTTTCTGATTGAGCTGACCGGGCTGGAGGGGCGTCAGAAACTCGGTTCCTATCCCATTCATCGGCTGATTGCCTATTAG
- a CDS encoding family 43 glycosylhydrolase → MMIVSNCSLKTLVFVWILIGAAPAENPLFDGADPHAVWFDGRLVLYPTSERGRFYAYSSADLLHWQKHGPIFSVSQIEWLTERKSGWAPCLIEKDGTFYFYYSLGPKPSHIGVAVGKSPLGPFTDSGRPLLSDHNDPNFEAIDPMVFQDPQSGKYYLYAGGSAGSTLRVFELTDDLLGLKQEIPVQTPPNFTEGVFIHYRNGLYYLSYSHGSWRHSSYSVHYAVSKTPLGPWDYKGPILVSNDRFKGPGHHSFVYVPPKDRWYIFYHRWENVEGDGPYSGSRKIAADLVEYGTDGTIKPIQMTPTAKLESSPIQRNPK, encoded by the coding sequence ATGATGATTGTATCGAATTGTTCTCTGAAGACGCTCGTTTTTGTCTGGATTCTGATTGGCGCCGCACCGGCCGAAAACCCCCTTTTCGATGGGGCGGACCCGCACGCCGTCTGGTTTGACGGCCGTCTTGTCCTTTATCCAACTTCCGAGAGGGGCCGTTTTTATGCATACTCCTCTGCGGATCTGCTTCATTGGCAAAAACACGGGCCGATTTTCAGCGTCAGCCAAATCGAATGGCTCACCGAACGCAAAAGCGGCTGGGCCCCCTGCCTCATCGAAAAAGACGGCACATTTTATTTCTACTATTCACTCGGCCCCAAACCCTCCCACATCGGGGTGGCCGTCGGCAAAAGCCCGCTGGGACCTTTCACGGATTCCGGGCGGCCTCTGCTGTCAGACCACAACGACCCCAACTTTGAAGCCATTGACCCGATGGTCTTTCAAGACCCCCAATCCGGAAAGTATTATCTCTACGCGGGCGGCAGCGCCGGCTCCACCCTGAGGGTTTTTGAATTAACGGACGACCTGCTCGGGCTCAAACAGGAAATCCCGGTGCAGACGCCGCCGAATTTTACCGAAGGCGTCTTTATCCATTATCGAAACGGCCTGTATTACCTGTCCTACAGCCACGGCAGCTGGCGGCACAGCTCCTATTCGGTGCATTATGCCGTCTCAAAAACCCCTCTGGGCCCCTGGGACTACAAGGGCCCAATCCTTGTCAGCAACGACCGCTTTAAAGGCCCCGGCCATCACTCGTTTGTTTATGTACCGCCCAAAGACCGCTGGTACATCTTTTACCACCGCTGGGAAAACGTCGAAGGAGACGGCCCCTACTCCGGCAGCCGAAAAATCGCCGCAGACCTTGTGGAATATGGCACCGACGGAACCATCAAACCTATCCAAATGACCCCCACAGCCAAATTGGAATCGTCTCCAATTCAAAGAAATCCCAAGTAA
- a CDS encoding proline--tRNA ligase, whose translation MRYSQTFIPTVKEVPAEAEIISHQLMIRAGLMRKLASGTYIYLPAGQRILLKVMNIVREEMNRAGAQECTVPVVQPMELWQKTGRDIDYGETLGKFRDRHGRMNVLSPTAEEGFTYLASQEIQSYKQLPLNLYQINTKYRDEFRPRFGVLRSREFLMKDAYSFHATEECLHKTYMDMYNAYRRVFARCGLEFVIVEAETGEMGGTGSHQFTVPCENGEDVIVYTEDGQRAWNIEKAPVDPLPKQPPVRADAPAEVHTPNVGSIEAVCAFLKARPQDLIKTLIYKTDEEVFAVLVRGDHEVNPEKVNQFFVGHHIELADEETIRKVTGAAVGFAGPVGLAGRVSKILIDHAVAAMAVGITGANKTDYHLKNVVPGRDFPLEGAGIQVCDVRNAVAGDTWGGKKLLFKRGIEVGQVFKLGTKYSVKLEAFFLDEEGRRKPCLMGCYGIGINRIVASAIEQSHDEWGIIWPMTIAPWQVIVTPAAPDADVMEAAERIYRELLDKGVEVLLDDRDLRAGVKFKDADLLGIPIRITLGKNSLAEGKAEVKLRSEKDKQLVEISRAAAFAAERVQQMLNRLNAVSV comes from the coding sequence ATGCGCTACAGTCAGACGTTTATCCCTACGGTCAAGGAAGTGCCTGCGGAAGCGGAGATTATTTCGCATCAGCTGATGATTCGCGCCGGTCTGATGCGCAAGCTGGCCAGCGGCACCTATATTTATCTGCCCGCCGGTCAGCGGATTTTGCTGAAGGTGATGAATATCGTCCGGGAAGAGATGAACCGGGCCGGTGCGCAGGAGTGCACAGTGCCGGTTGTGCAGCCGATGGAGCTGTGGCAGAAAACCGGCCGGGATATTGATTACGGCGAAACGCTGGGAAAGTTCCGCGACCGGCACGGACGAATGAACGTGCTTTCGCCGACGGCGGAGGAAGGGTTTACATATCTGGCCTCGCAGGAGATTCAGTCGTACAAGCAGCTGCCGCTGAATCTGTATCAAATCAATACAAAATATCGGGATGAGTTTCGGCCCCGCTTCGGCGTGCTTCGTTCCCGTGAATTCCTGATGAAGGATGCCTACAGTTTTCACGCCACGGAGGAGTGTCTGCACAAAACCTATATGGATATGTACAATGCCTACCGACGGGTGTTTGCCCGCTGCGGGCTGGAGTTTGTGATTGTCGAGGCCGAAACGGGCGAGATGGGCGGCACCGGTTCGCATCAGTTCACCGTTCCCTGTGAAAACGGCGAGGATGTGATTGTCTATACAGAGGATGGGCAGCGTGCGTGGAATATCGAAAAGGCCCCGGTGGACCCGCTGCCCAAGCAGCCGCCGGTGCGGGCGGACGCGCCTGCTGAAGTGCATACGCCGAATGTCGGCAGCATCGAAGCGGTTTGTGCGTTTCTGAAGGCCCGTCCGCAGGATTTGATTAAAACCCTGATTTACAAGACAGACGAGGAGGTTTTTGCCGTTCTGGTTCGCGGCGACCATGAAGTCAATCCGGAGAAAGTCAATCAGTTCTTTGTCGGGCATCATATTGAGCTGGCGGATGAGGAGACGATTCGAAAGGTTACCGGAGCGGCCGTCGGTTTTGCCGGACCGGTCGGGCTGGCCGGACGCGTCAGCAAAATTCTGATTGACCATGCCGTGGCGGCTATGGCCGTCGGCATCACCGGTGCCAACAAGACGGATTATCATTTGAAGAATGTTGTGCCGGGCCGGGATTTCCCGCTCGAAGGCGCCGGGATTCAGGTTTGTGATGTCCGCAATGCCGTTGCGGGCGACACCTGGGGCGGGAAAAAACTGCTCTTTAAGCGGGGCATTGAAGTCGGACAGGTTTTTAAGCTCGGCACCAAATACAGCGTCAAACTGGAGGCGTTTTTCCTGGATGAAGAGGGCCGCCGCAAGCCCTGCCTGATGGGCTGCTACGGCATCGGCATCAACCGCATTGTTGCTTCTGCGATTGAGCAGTCGCACGATGAGTGGGGCATTATCTGGCCGATGACGATTGCCCCCTGGCAGGTGATTGTCACGCCCGCCGCACCGGATGCGGATGTGATGGAAGCGGCGGAGCGGATTTACCGCGAGCTTCTGGACAAGGGCGTCGAGGTCCTGCTGGATGACCGGGACCTGCGGGCCGGTGTGAAGTTCAAGGATGCCGACCTGCTGGGCATTCCGATTCGGATTACGCTGGGCAAAAATTCGCTGGCCGAGGGCAAGGCCGAGGTGAAACTGCGCAGCGAAAAGGACAAGCAGCTGGTGGAGATTTCCCGGGCCGCCGCCTTTGCCGCCGAACGGGTTCAGCAGATGCTGAACAGACTGAATGCGGTTTCGGTATAG
- a CDS encoding sodium:solute symporter, producing MGQFSAVDLTVLVLYFVGTLSIGAFFYRKSRSTDGFVAGHHSLPGWLTGLSIFATYLSSISFIGIPGKAYADNWSFFTFSLSLPIAVFIAYHYFVPYYRRRTEAISAYEELEQRFGYWARLYANLCFLTTQIARMGAVLYLTAVPMQILLGWDIKAIIFLLGLSVTVYTLIGGITAVIWTDAIQSVILIGGALVCTLVMLFSVSGGPAQLLSTAFNEGKFSLGSFGPSLREETFWVVLLFGIVLNLQNFGIDQNYVQRYKSSKNDREAGKSLLLGGLLYLPVSAMFFLIGSLLFAYYKIQSAEIPPAVAAKPDYIFPYYIVQTLPAGLRGLLIAAIFAAAMSTVSTSLNSAATLIMSDFFRRFKADATDRQCLNVLYAATGFFGLSGILAAFAMSRFGEGFKTWQTLAGIFSGGMLGLFLLGLMSRRAGNSAGGIGTTLGILLILWMTASKKFPVFFGRFAYSWNDFLIPVIGTAVILLTGLALSRAKEANKKAPCSEEQGA from the coding sequence ATGGGACAATTCAGTGCGGTTGACCTGACAGTTCTGGTTCTTTATTTTGTCGGGACACTGAGCATCGGGGCTTTCTTTTACCGAAAGAGCCGATCCACGGATGGATTTGTCGCCGGACACCATTCGCTTCCAGGCTGGCTGACCGGCTTGTCTATTTTTGCCACATATCTGAGCAGCATCAGCTTTATCGGCATTCCGGGCAAGGCCTATGCGGACAACTGGAGTTTTTTTACCTTCAGTCTGTCGCTGCCGATTGCTGTGTTCATCGCCTATCATTATTTTGTTCCGTACTACCGGCGGAGGACCGAGGCCATTTCCGCCTATGAGGAACTGGAGCAGCGGTTCGGCTATTGGGCCCGGCTGTACGCCAATCTCTGTTTTCTGACCACACAGATTGCCCGGATGGGGGCTGTGCTGTATCTGACGGCCGTGCCGATGCAGATTCTGCTCGGATGGGATATCAAAGCGATTATCTTCCTGCTTGGGCTTTCCGTGACCGTTTATACGCTGATAGGGGGCATTACGGCGGTGATTTGGACGGATGCGATTCAAAGTGTCATTCTCATCGGCGGGGCTCTGGTTTGTACCCTTGTGATGCTCTTTTCCGTGTCCGGAGGTCCTGCTCAACTGCTGTCAACGGCATTTAATGAGGGGAAATTCAGTCTGGGAAGTTTCGGGCCTTCGCTGCGGGAGGAGACGTTCTGGGTTGTCCTGCTTTTCGGCATTGTGCTGAATCTGCAGAACTTCGGCATCGACCAGAACTATGTCCAGCGGTATAAATCCTCCAAAAACGACCGGGAGGCGGGCAAGAGCCTGCTGCTGGGGGGACTGCTGTATCTTCCGGTCTCGGCGATGTTTTTCCTGATTGGTTCGCTCCTGTTTGCGTATTACAAAATCCAGTCGGCGGAGATTCCGCCGGCCGTTGCGGCCAAGCCGGACTATATTTTTCCTTACTACATTGTTCAGACCCTGCCGGCGGGGTTGAGGGGGCTTTTGATTGCGGCGATTTTTGCGGCGGCGATGAGCACCGTTTCGACGAGTTTAAATTCGGCGGCTACTCTGATTATGTCGGACTTCTTTCGACGATTCAAGGCGGACGCGACGGACCGGCAGTGCCTGAACGTGCTCTATGCGGCTACGGGCTTTTTTGGTCTGTCCGGCATCCTGGCGGCTTTTGCGATGAGCCGATTCGGCGAAGGATTCAAGACGTGGCAGACGCTGGCAGGCATTTTCAGCGGGGGCATGCTTGGGCTGTTTCTTCTGGGTCTGATGTCCCGCAGGGCGGGAAATTCCGCCGGTGGGATTGGCACAACGCTCGGAATCCTTTTAATCCTCTGGATGACGGCATCAAAAAAGTTTCCGGTCTTTTTCGGGCGTTTCGCCTATTCGTGGAACGATTTTCTGATTCCGGTGATTGGGACAGCGGTGATTCTTCTGACAGGCCTGGCTCTCAGCCGGGCAAAAGAAGCAAATAAAAAAGCACCTTGTTCGGAGGAACAAGGTGCTTGA
- a CDS encoding dihydrodipicolinate synthase family protein produces MKNVQETANLLKGIIPPIVTPLRSQTEIDGDGLSRLVEHILAGGVHGLFVLGTTGEGPYLSSALRAELVRRVCRQVNRRVPIFVGITDTVVSESAALAHFAAENGADAVVAAPPYYLPMGQEELIGYMERLVSQVSLPVVLYNIPLCTKMSMDPQTVRRIAELPGVIGLKDSSGDMMHFQKIKWMFRENPGFKILMGTEELLAESLLLGADGGICGGANLFPRLYVDLYNAAVSSDIRKVRQLHQLVMKLSTAVYSVGQSSSGIFRGIKCALRIMGICSDMPAEPFCCFSESQQEKIREFLNEWRNLYPPADER; encoded by the coding sequence ATGAAGAATGTGCAGGAAACAGCGAATCTGTTAAAGGGGATTATCCCGCCGATAGTCACTCCGCTGCGAAGTCAGACGGAAATCGACGGTGACGGATTGTCGCGACTGGTTGAACATATCCTGGCAGGCGGGGTGCACGGGTTGTTTGTTTTGGGTACGACCGGAGAAGGGCCCTATCTGTCGTCCGCGCTGCGGGCGGAGTTGGTCCGGCGGGTTTGCAGGCAGGTGAACCGGCGGGTTCCGATTTTCGTGGGGATTACGGATACGGTGGTTTCGGAATCCGCTGCCTTGGCCCATTTTGCTGCGGAAAACGGTGCCGACGCCGTTGTGGCGGCCCCTCCGTATTATCTGCCAATGGGCCAGGAGGAGCTGATTGGGTATATGGAGCGCCTTGTTTCCCAAGTTTCTCTTCCCGTGGTTTTGTACAATATCCCTCTGTGCACAAAGATGTCGATGGACCCTCAAACCGTCCGACGCATTGCGGAGCTGCCCGGTGTCATCGGACTGAAGGACAGTTCCGGCGATATGATGCACTTTCAAAAAATCAAATGGATGTTCCGGGAAAATCCGGGCTTCAAAATCCTGATGGGCACCGAGGAGCTGCTGGCGGAATCTCTCCTGCTGGGGGCCGACGGCGGAATCTGCGGGGGAGCCAACCTGTTCCCCCGGCTGTATGTGGATTTATATAATGCCGCCGTGTCCTCCGACATTCGAAAGGTTCGGCAGCTGCATCAGCTGGTTATGAAACTCAGCACGGCGGTTTACAGTGTCGGCCAGTCCAGTTCGGGGATTTTCAGAGGAATCAAATGCGCCTTGCGCATTATGGGAATTTGCAGCGACATGCCGGCGGAACCGTTTTGCTGTTTTTCAGAGTCCCAGCAGGAAAAGATACGCGAGTTTCTGAATGAGTGGCGAAATCTCTATCCGCCTGCGGACGAACGGTGA
- a CDS encoding RNA polymerase sigma factor RpoD/SigA: protein MAFDITIKEYLKEIDEAPLLSWEEEKTLAKAIIENNDPEARDRLVRSNLRLVVNIAKRFSGRGMTLGDLIEEGNLGLLRAVDTFDPEHKVRFSTYAAWWIKQAIKRAILNNAQPIHIPTYMVELINQWRQTYAEMELKLGRTVSLEEMAGAMKVPIRKAKAIQDIVSVVEAGFQYDNPEGNAGLEETVEDDKVSLPDDEIGGEEELCQALELLEEIDPREAEVLRLRFGLDGQEPLTLKQIGEKLGLTRERVRQIQRSGLAKLNELMTR, encoded by the coding sequence ATGGCATTTGATATCACGATTAAAGAGTATTTGAAGGAAATCGATGAGGCCCCGCTGCTCAGCTGGGAGGAAGAGAAGACGCTGGCCAAGGCGATTATCGAAAACAATGATCCGGAAGCCCGCGACCGGCTGGTTCGTTCCAACCTTCGGCTGGTGGTCAATATTGCCAAACGGTTTTCCGGACGCGGAATGACGCTGGGGGACCTGATTGAGGAGGGCAATCTGGGGTTATTGCGGGCGGTGGATACCTTTGACCCGGAGCATAAGGTGCGGTTCAGCACCTATGCGGCCTGGTGGATTAAGCAGGCCATCAAGCGGGCGATTTTGAACAATGCCCAGCCGATTCATATCCCGACCTATATGGTGGAATTGATTAATCAGTGGCGTCAGACCTATGCAGAGATGGAACTGAAGCTGGGCCGAACGGTCAGTCTGGAAGAGATGGCCGGAGCGATGAAGGTGCCGATTCGAAAGGCCAAGGCCATTCAGGATATTGTTTCGGTGGTGGAGGCCGGTTTTCAATATGACAATCCGGAGGGCAATGCGGGGCTTGAAGAGACCGTCGAAGATGACAAGGTGTCTCTGCCGGATGATGAAATCGGCGGCGAAGAGGAACTCTGCCAGGCCCTTGAACTGCTGGAGGAAATTGACCCGCGGGAGGCCGAGGTGCTTCGTCTGCGGTTTGGATTGGACGGGCAGGAGCCGCTGACCCTCAAGCAAATCGGCGAAAAGCTCGGGCTGACGCGTGAGCGGGTTCGCCAGATTCAGCGAAGCGGCCTGGCCAAACTGAATGAACTGATGACCCGTTAA